A region of Malaciobacter marinus DNA encodes the following proteins:
- a CDS encoding EAL domain-containing protein, giving the protein MINLKKKVLNKDSYIIAKNITIVIISFAILFSLTFFIIFIDFKDKLIKETKIKYDLQTKSHSLIIKPYVLNHNIKLLNEQIEKTILTNDFKSIRLKFNELIFTKEALINNTPNFSDISSSISDVVIDIRYGKIEKLSDNYFYFTPSLAFNKQDYISIRYQAYKDNEVKNLFASFDFKNLQINEPNIENRIKFPFWLDLIFDEKFENIQKQLYYKDKKIATIDYILDMYNIKYEVYSFTRSLFFYAFFMFFPVLIFFRFYNYYIFKKYVTKPIHKLNTLLDDILENKFHKIRTKEFDGTQELKDMIEKVSALSSKLASNVNELNISKETIKRKKSTDTLTGLENQKIFEQDIKSMFVSSISGYVIILRLPSLKEFSELNGSNTTDTFIENFVNIIKNIVYRFSKIDITMYRFYGSEFAIIAKRFDSIKANQLCEAIIHTSINKLSQKYNLPENFLTIGGTPFDLYGTLNSILKSANEAYTVAKQKTNSYHLITEEQIEHNYTTLEKVVSTVIHDANFDVDYASNSYSFDDEKLVMQEVSPLIYDNNQQKLPIGSFVSIAEKINEIITFDKLVIQKVIEYLKYSKASHEIAINLAVDTISNKDFNKWLEDILNANVNLKKKIVFSITSYTASLHKHKFKKFVKHINQLEAKVLLKRYNTNDYPLEELEDIKVDYLRIDKEYTNNLANDKIKRHKVKNILIFAQLNNMEILTENVKSDNDYAFLERLGVYATSK; this is encoded by the coding sequence ATGATAAACCTAAAGAAAAAAGTATTAAATAAAGATTCATATATTATTGCTAAAAATATAACAATAGTTATAATTAGTTTTGCAATACTTTTTTCTCTGACTTTTTTTATTATATTTATTGATTTTAAAGATAAACTAATTAAAGAGACAAAAATAAAATATGATTTACAAACAAAAAGTCACTCCTTAATTATAAAACCATATGTATTAAATCATAATATAAAATTGTTAAATGAACAAATTGAAAAAACTATTTTGACTAATGATTTTAAATCAATTAGATTAAAGTTTAATGAGTTGATTTTTACAAAAGAAGCACTAATAAATAATACTCCAAATTTTAGTGATATAAGTAGTTCAATAAGTGATGTTGTAATAGATATTAGATATGGAAAAATTGAAAAATTAAGTGATAACTATTTTTACTTTACACCCTCATTAGCTTTTAACAAACAAGATTATATAAGTATTAGATACCAAGCATATAAAGACAATGAAGTTAAAAATTTATTTGCAAGTTTTGATTTTAAAAACTTACAAATAAATGAACCTAATATAGAAAATAGAATCAAATTTCCATTTTGGTTAGATCTGATTTTTGATGAAAAGTTTGAAAATATACAAAAACAGCTTTACTACAAAGATAAAAAAATTGCAACTATTGATTATATTCTTGATATGTATAATATTAAATACGAAGTATATTCATTTACAAGAAGTCTATTCTTTTATGCATTTTTTATGTTTTTCCCTGTTTTGATATTTTTTAGATTTTATAATTACTATATATTTAAAAAATATGTTACAAAACCTATTCATAAATTAAATACTTTACTTGATGATATTTTAGAAAATAAGTTTCATAAAATAAGAACAAAAGAGTTTGATGGAACACAAGAGTTGAAAGATATGATTGAAAAAGTATCAGCGTTATCAAGTAAATTAGCTTCTAATGTAAATGAACTTAATATTAGTAAAGAAACAATTAAAAGAAAAAAATCAACAGATACTTTAACAGGATTAGAAAATCAAAAGATTTTTGAGCAAGATATCAAATCAATGTTTGTATCTTCAATTTCTGGATATGTAATAATATTGAGACTTCCTTCACTAAAAGAGTTCTCAGAATTAAATGGAAGTAATACTACAGATACTTTTATTGAAAATTTTGTAAATATAATAAAAAATATAGTGTATAGATTTAGTAAAATTGATATTACTATGTATAGATTTTATGGTTCAGAATTTGCAATTATTGCAAAAAGGTTTGATAGTATAAAAGCGAATCAATTATGTGAAGCCATAATTCATACTTCTATTAATAAATTATCACAAAAATACAATCTTCCTGAAAATTTTTTAACTATAGGTGGAACTCCTTTTGATTTATATGGAACATTAAATTCAATTTTAAAGTCTGCAAATGAAGCTTATACTGTTGCAAAACAAAAAACAAATAGTTATCATTTGATAACAGAAGAACAAATTGAACATAATTACACAACATTAGAAAAAGTTGTTTCAACAGTTATTCATGATGCAAATTTTGATGTTGATTATGCTTCAAATAGTTATAGTTTTGATGATGAAAAGCTTGTTATGCAAGAAGTTTCTCCCTTGATTTATGATAATAATCAACAAAAGCTTCCTATTGGTTCTTTTGTTTCAATTGCAGAAAAGATAAATGAAATAATTACTTTTGATAAACTTGTTATTCAAAAAGTTATTGAGTATTTAAAATACTCTAAAGCTAGCCATGAAATTGCTATAAATTTAGCTGTTGATACTATTTCAAATAAAGATTTTAATAAATGGCTTGAAGATATTTTAAATGCAAATGTAAACTTAAAGAAAAAAATAGTTTTTAGTATTACTTCTTATACAGCATCATTGCATAAGCATAAATTTAAAAAATTTGTAAAACATATAAATCAATTAGAAGCGAAAGTTTTATTGAAAAGATATAATACAAATGATTATCCATTAGAAGAGTTAGAAGATATTAAAGTTGATTATCTAAGAATAGATAAAGAGTATACAAATAATCTTGCAAATGATAAAATAAAAAGACATAAAGTTAAAAATATTTTGATATTTGCGCAATTAAATAATATGGAAATTTTAACAGAAAATGTAAAATCAGATAATGATTATGCATTTTTAGAAAGGCTTGGGGTTTATGCTACAAGTAAGTAA
- a CDS encoding TolC family protein: protein MRKICLSLIFISQLFSNDDIILDEQKNNIQISDEPKVEEKPIKRVQNKLEYKGTVVKKVERLRNSNINFSNETALGKLKKVSLNDVVLETLSNSDMIRSAREKVIQSQLKLDDGLADYYPTLNFEYTYSKTRHYPGEDDKSQYKFYNDRNYRFVMAQNLFAGGATYYNVKSLRESLLVQRNMYKLTVQEELNKAIKAYFGVVFSKKAVETNKKHMIKLQKILDIVTIKYDNGASSIGDLTSIKANVSNAQTKLIKDKSKLEEALRYYEYIVGKKFSKTLPYERDFNIKIAQFDKLFQRAVSQNPNLKNYYLNIEAEKYKVQNAQSKFSPKVDLEVTYNDIQDQEDYEGDENDFTGRVKLTYNLFNGGKDKNKVLRSYSILRDLKFRLNEEIKKLKWNLSKLHTSINSVKDALKSTKSEVSSSQEAVEAYWEAFKLGEQDLNVLLQGQRQLNSAELELIKFERSNIQDFFLLLGYTGDLLAYFNIDPENNKFVNFSTSTYNKKLYDDLKDKKLLFDEEVKEKTVDKKEKKEQKQKEIEKEPSLNENIDLFIKSFLQADENSFMIIIKEFDNVYDAFDFIKEQKISKEAFAFDILKKYKIKTIIARKIFDNELDAKQEMEKMSKTTNKSLELKTIKDIKELYIKYLEGLEVKVKEPKPKVKIVEKIQMLKKQQSFKTNEDFKKKFLEANKENYTINIATFTSMKEAISFVKKEQIYDNSFVFKYIEGKELVKVMYGVFENYQDAVISLDILDDIKQKYYPVIEKIQTKQKLYKQNKKLNEKENKTQEYEIVTKSKIVDSTEDKKNDLKENKTKSLNDFEALFLDVPKNYYTINLATINTKEEAKEFTLKHGIEDTSFVFSFGDKNLAKVMYGVFENYEQAKKALDELPLNLRKNSPYIEKIGKKQDLYNKYHSLGKEK from the coding sequence ATGAGAAAAATTTGTCTGAGTCTAATATTTATTTCGCAACTATTTTCAAATGATGATATTATTTTAGATGAGCAAAAAAATAATATTCAAATTAGTGATGAACCTAAAGTAGAAGAAAAGCCAATAAAAAGAGTTCAAAATAAGCTAGAATATAAAGGTACGGTGGTTAAAAAAGTTGAAAGATTAAGAAACTCAAATATTAATTTTTCAAATGAAACTGCATTGGGGAAGTTAAAAAAAGTATCTTTAAATGATGTCGTTTTAGAAACATTATCAAATAGTGATATGATAAGATCTGCTCGTGAAAAAGTTATACAATCACAATTAAAACTAGATGATGGTTTGGCTGATTATTATCCTACTTTAAATTTTGAATATACATATAGCAAAACAAGACATTATCCAGGAGAAGATGATAAAAGTCAATATAAATTTTATAATGATAGAAATTATAGATTTGTGATGGCTCAAAACCTTTTTGCAGGTGGTGCTACTTATTATAATGTAAAGAGTTTAAGAGAGTCATTACTTGTTCAAAGAAATATGTATAAATTGACAGTTCAAGAAGAACTTAATAAAGCTATTAAAGCTTATTTTGGAGTTGTTTTTAGTAAAAAAGCAGTTGAAACAAATAAAAAACATATGATTAAACTTCAAAAAATACTTGATATTGTAACAATAAAGTATGATAATGGAGCTAGTTCAATTGGTGATTTGACTTCTATAAAAGCAAATGTTTCAAATGCACAAACAAAACTTATAAAAGATAAATCAAAACTAGAAGAAGCATTGAGATATTATGAGTATATAGTTGGTAAAAAGTTTTCTAAAACATTACCTTATGAAAGAGATTTCAATATAAAAATAGCACAGTTTGATAAACTTTTTCAAAGAGCTGTTTCACAAAATCCAAATTTAAAAAACTACTATTTAAATATAGAAGCTGAAAAGTATAAAGTTCAAAATGCTCAATCAAAATTTAGTCCTAAAGTTGATTTAGAAGTTACATATAATGATATTCAAGACCAAGAAGATTATGAAGGTGATGAAAATGATTTTACTGGACGAGTAAAACTTACATATAATCTTTTTAATGGTGGCAAGGACAAAAATAAAGTCCTTAGAAGTTATAGTATTTTAAGGGATTTAAAATTTAGATTAAATGAAGAAATAAAAAAGTTAAAATGGAATTTATCAAAACTTCACACATCAATAAATAGTGTAAAAGATGCTTTAAAAAGTACAAAAAGTGAAGTGTCATCTTCACAAGAAGCTGTTGAAGCTTATTGGGAAGCTTTTAAACTTGGAGAACAAGATTTAAATGTTTTATTACAAGGTCAAAGGCAATTAAATAGTGCAGAGCTTGAATTAATCAAATTTGAAAGAAGTAATATACAAGACTTTTTCTTATTACTTGGCTATACAGGGGATTTATTAGCATATTTTAATATTGATCCTGAAAATAACAAGTTTGTAAATTTTTCTACAAGTACTTATAATAAAAAATTATATGATGATTTAAAAGATAAAAAACTTCTTTTTGATGAAGAGGTAAAAGAAAAAACAGTAGATAAAAAAGAGAAAAAAGAACAAAAACAAAAAGAGATAGAAAAAGAGCCTTCATTAAATGAGAATATTGATCTTTTTATAAAAAGCTTTTTACAAGCTGATGAAAACTCTTTTATGATTATTATTAAAGAGTTTGATAATGTATATGATGCTTTTGATTTTATAAAAGAACAAAAAATATCAAAAGAGGCATTTGCTTTTGATATTTTAAAAAAGTATAAAATAAAAACTATAATTGCAAGAAAAATATTTGATAATGAATTAGATGCAAAACAAGAAATGGAAAAAATGTCTAAAACTACCAATAAAAGCTTGGAGTTAAAAACTATAAAAGATATAAAAGAGTTGTATATTAAGTATTTAGAAGGCTTAGAAGTAAAAGTTAAAGAACCTAAGCCAAAAGTTAAGATAGTAGAAAAAATACAAATGTTAAAAAAACAACAATCTTTTAAAACCAATGAAGATTTTAAAAAGAAATTTTTAGAAGCAAATAAAGAGAACTATACTATAAATATAGCAACTTTTACTTCAATGAAAGAGGCAATCTCTTTTGTGAAAAAAGAACAAATTTATGATAACTCTTTTGTTTTTAAATATATTGAAGGAAAAGAGTTAGTTAAAGTAATGTATGGAGTTTTTGAAAACTATCAAGATGCAGTAATATCTCTTGATATCCTTGATGACATAAAACAAAAATATTATCCAGTAATAGAAAAAATACAGACTAAACAAAAACTATATAAACAAAATAAAAAGTTGAATGAAAAAGAAAATAAAACTCAAGAGTATGAAATAGTTACTAAATCAAAAATAGTTGACTCAACAGAAGATAAAAAAAATGATTTAAAAGAGAATAAAACAAAGAGCCTAAATGATTTTGAAGCTTTATTTTTAGATGTTCCTAAAAACTATTATACTATTAATTTAGCAACAATTAATACAAAAGAAGAAGCAAAAGAGTTTACTTTGAAACATGGTATTGAAGATACTAGCTTTGTTTTTTCATTTGGAGATAAAAACCTAGCAAAGGTAATGTATGGAGTTTTTGAAAACTATGAACAAGCAAAAAAAGCTTTAGATGAGCTACCTTTAAACTTAAGAAAAAATTCACCATATATAGAAAAAATAGGTAAAAAACAGGATTTATATAATAAATATCACTCTTTAGGAAAAGAAAAATGA
- a CDS encoding HlyD family type I secretion periplasmic adaptor subunit, which translates to MNRLFEEQKWNYYVSVIPIMIFFIIFLIWASFSEVDEVVRGEGKVVPSGQTKVLQNFEGGIISKILLTEGDKVKKGDIIYNLSNAFFKADLKTKEIELLSFEASAIRLKSSIANKKSIEFPQEMKDKIPDIIENEKRIFIEDLDNRIRKIEIEKDKVSQKKLALKEAENKFDNLSLELNLAQSNMSILENLYKKKVVSRKEYLSELSKKQSIVTRLDETRNRLPILKEEIEEAKKRVESVKSQIRSKLLKQYSSLKIEINKLIEKNRANKDRDLRKSVVSPVNGVINKLYFHTIGGIVKPGDKMAEITPIDDTLTIEAKIKTSDRALVWSGQDVSIEITAYDFSKYGLLKGKLVSISPDSFEDRSGNVFYIAKIKANDYEFAPDLPILPGMVANVNILTGKKTIIEYILKPLKNIKRNALSEQ; encoded by the coding sequence ATGAATAGATTATTTGAAGAACAAAAATGGAATTACTATGTATCTGTTATTCCTATAATGATATTTTTTATTATTTTTCTAATTTGGGCTAGTTTTAGTGAGGTTGATGAAGTTGTAAGAGGTGAGGGGAAAGTAGTTCCTTCTGGGCAAACAAAAGTTTTACAAAACTTTGAGGGTGGAATTATTTCAAAAATTTTATTAACTGAGGGTGATAAAGTAAAAAAAGGTGATATAATTTATAATCTCTCAAATGCTTTTTTTAAAGCAGATTTAAAAACAAAAGAGATTGAACTTCTATCTTTTGAAGCAAGTGCTATTAGATTAAAATCTTCTATTGCAAATAAAAAGAGTATAGAGTTTCCACAAGAAATGAAAGATAAAATTCCAGATATTATTGAAAATGAAAAAAGAATTTTTATTGAAGACTTGGATAATAGAATAAGAAAAATAGAGATAGAAAAAGATAAAGTCTCTCAAAAGAAATTAGCTTTAAAAGAGGCTGAAAATAAGTTTGATAATTTAAGTTTGGAGCTTAATTTAGCTCAATCAAATATGAGTATTTTAGAAAACTTATACAAAAAGAAAGTAGTTTCAAGAAAAGAGTATTTATCTGAACTATCAAAAAAACAAAGTATTGTTACAAGACTTGATGAAACAAGAAATAGATTGCCTATTTTAAAAGAAGAAATAGAAGAAGCAAAAAAAAGAGTTGAAAGTGTAAAATCACAAATAAGAAGTAAACTTTTAAAACAATACTCTTCTTTAAAAATAGAAATAAATAAACTTATTGAAAAAAATAGAGCAAATAAAGATAGAGATTTAAGAAAATCTGTTGTCTCACCTGTAAATGGGGTAATAAATAAACTATATTTTCATACTATTGGAGGAATTGTAAAGCCAGGTGATAAAATGGCAGAAATTACACCAATTGATGACACTTTAACTATTGAAGCTAAAATTAAAACTTCAGATAGAGCATTAGTTTGGAGTGGACAAGATGTATCAATTGAAATAACAGCATATGATTTTTCAAAATATGGATTATTAAAAGGAAAATTAGTTTCAATTTCACCTGATAGTTTTGAAGATAGAAGTGGAAATGTTTTTTATATAGCTAAAATAAAAGCCAATGATTATGAATTTGCGCCAGATCTTCCAATACTTCCAGGAATGGTTGCTAATGTGAATATTTTGACTGGAAAAAAGACAATTATTGAGTATATTTTAAAGCCACTAAAAAATATAAAAAGAAATGCTTTAAGTGAACAATAA
- a CDS encoding type I secretion system permease/ATPase produces the protein MEKIEDNVEDIDEKISPKEYPLLFSFKYILDFYFGDISLETILTLSANSEKGFTNQTAIDVAHEVGLYAVYKDISALNIPKHFLPCIIFDKENKPFILTNKAKEASLLDISTNETITIDSSKLKEYKKAILIFRDKNKSELIDSTKTGNWFWQPVKSFWRSYIEIGILTLFINIFALAVPLFTMSVYDRVVPNNAIETLFVLASGVVIILIFDVYFKSVRNHIIENVGKKLGVYLEEELMKRMLTLKSQYDTLLVGSKANLFKELNQIRDFFATKSVLQVIDLPFFFIAIIVIFLISPAVAAVPFTIAILILIFNVIMQIPISNLSKKNVQNTQAKHSYLVETIQGSEIIKLSNATSTKLFNWRNIVAVTDSISQKIQSLNVFSMNLSQTVIQFVTMLVIVVGVFEIANKNLTIGGLIAVTILSSRAMVPVIQTSMMVIRFKEVKESLNNINEFWHLPVENEKNLEVGVGELKGDIEFKDISFYYKDSKYASIDEFNLTIKAGDRVGIIGQTGAGKSTFLRMLTGLEAPTKGSIYLDGHEISTMHPVELRQNIGVMPQEPFLFSGTLKENIELSHPISKERMMQLIKIIGLEELVKKSGQGDGLQVGERGSNLSVGQRHLVALARAILNNPPILVLDEPTTGLDVGLEKSLVNHVNKIAQDKTLIVITHRFAALEMVDRVIVLNNGKIVADGPKDKILNALSQKKI, from the coding sequence TTGGAAAAAATAGAAGATAACGTAGAAGATATAGATGAAAAAATAAGCCCTAAAGAGTATCCTTTACTATTTTCATTTAAATATATATTAGATTTTTATTTTGGAGATATCTCTTTAGAAACCATATTAACACTTAGTGCAAATAGTGAAAAAGGTTTTACAAATCAAACTGCAATTGATGTTGCTCATGAAGTCGGACTTTATGCAGTTTATAAAGATATAAGTGCTTTGAATATTCCTAAACACTTCTTGCCTTGCATTATATTTGATAAAGAGAATAAACCTTTTATTCTTACAAATAAAGCAAAAGAGGCATCTTTACTGGATATTAGTACAAATGAAACTATTACTATTGATTCTTCAAAACTAAAAGAGTATAAAAAAGCAATTTTGATTTTTAGAGATAAAAATAAAAGTGAATTGATAGATAGTACAAAAACAGGTAATTGGTTTTGGCAACCAGTAAAGAGTTTTTGGCGTTCATATATTGAAATTGGGATTTTAACTTTATTTATTAATATTTTTGCTTTGGCAGTTCCTTTATTTACTATGAGTGTTTATGATAGAGTTGTTCCAAATAATGCAATTGAGACTTTATTTGTACTTGCAAGCGGAGTTGTGATAATTTTGATTTTTGATGTTTATTTTAAAAGTGTTAGAAATCATATAATAGAAAATGTTGGTAAAAAATTAGGGGTTTATTTAGAAGAAGAGTTAATGAAAAGAATGTTAACTTTAAAATCTCAATATGATACTTTATTGGTTGGTTCTAAAGCAAATTTATTTAAAGAATTAAATCAAATAAGAGATTTTTTTGCAACAAAATCTGTTTTACAAGTAATTGACTTGCCATTTTTCTTTATTGCTATTATTGTAATTTTTCTTATATCACCAGCTGTTGCAGCTGTTCCTTTTACAATTGCTATTTTAATACTAATATTTAATGTAATTATGCAAATTCCAATCTCTAATTTGAGTAAAAAAAATGTTCAAAATACACAAGCTAAGCATAGTTATTTAGTTGAGACTATTCAAGGAAGTGAAATAATTAAACTTTCAAATGCAACTTCAACAAAGTTATTTAATTGGAGAAATATTGTTGCAGTTACTGATTCTATTTCTCAAAAGATACAGTCTTTAAATGTATTTTCAATGAACTTATCACAAACAGTAATTCAGTTTGTAACAATGCTTGTAATTGTAGTAGGAGTTTTTGAAATAGCAAATAAAAACCTAACAATTGGTGGACTTATTGCTGTTACAATTCTTTCAAGCCGTGCAATGGTTCCTGTAATACAAACTTCAATGATGGTGATTAGATTTAAAGAGGTAAAAGAGTCTTTAAACAATATCAATGAGTTTTGGCATTTACCAGTTGAAAATGAAAAAAATCTTGAAGTTGGTGTTGGAGAACTTAAGGGAGATATTGAATTTAAAGATATAAGTTTTTATTACAAAGATAGTAAATATGCATCAATTGATGAATTTAATTTGACAATAAAAGCAGGGGATAGAGTAGGTATTATTGGACAAACAGGAGCTGGTAAAAGTACATTTTTAAGAATGCTTACAGGATTAGAAGCTCCTACTAAAGGAAGTATTTATTTAGATGGACATGAGATTTCAACTATGCATCCTGTTGAATTAAGACAAAATATAGGAGTTATGCCTCAAGAACCTTTTTTATTTTCTGGAACTTTAAAAGAGAATATTGAATTATCTCATCCTATAAGTAAAGAAAGAATGATGCAACTTATTAAAATTATAGGTTTAGAAGAGCTTGTTAAAAAAAGCGGTCAAGGTGATGGTTTACAAGTTGGTGAAAGAGGGTCTAACTTATCTGTTGGACAAAGACATTTAGTTGCACTGGCAAGGGCAATTTTAAATAATCCTCCAATTTTAGTTTTAGATGAACCAACAACAGGTCTTGATGTTGGCTTAGAAAAGAGTTTGGTAAACCATGTAAATAAAATCGCACAAGATAAAACCTTGATAGTAATTACTCATAGATTTGCAGCTTTAGAAATGGTTGATAGAGTAATAGTTTTAAATAATGGGAAAATTGTTGCTGATGGACCTAAAGATAAGATTTTAAATGCATTATCACAAAAGAAGATTTAA
- a CDS encoding tetratricopeptide repeat protein, giving the protein MTKIIESLNKQALEAYNKKDLKTAQEKYEELIKKEPNTSENYCNLGVVLKALKKYQEAYNVYIKALKLNNKNQLVLNNLGNLFKEIKDYKKAIRAFSDAIRLNPKDFNAYNNLGIVYEAINDYDKAIVAYKQAVKIKPNYSKAVNNIGVVLYKQKKYKEAIEIFKIALKIDPEYNELYSNIGACYNKLKQYEYAIENLNKAIELNPNNAGAYTNLGNVYNKIHDYKKAASLHEKSIVLEPNGVNAHSNLGTSYKNLGYTNKAIQSYKKAIQLDSNFENAHFDLATIYLSKNDFKNGWSEYEWRFKKEEMLSHIVNNKDIFSKPMLKKDDNIEGKILLLHSEQGFGDSIQFIRFLPLLKDKFKCKIAVKCRDELKELFKTIEEIDILVNRSEDTPIFDYHLPIMSMPFILNMKSLNDLPKQMPYLKALDDESLKIKKDKKKIDIGICWSASITGESYDGKVFDLKYLEPLINHPKINLYSLQVGKENEHIKKYGYENEIIDLTDKLTDFSKTASLIKQLDLVISSDTSVAHLCGAINAPVWIPLQKYPDWRWTNKGESTKWYPSAKLFRQKSNRAWDSVFQSLYAKLSKQFKIKDIRF; this is encoded by the coding sequence GTGACTAAAATAATTGAGAGTTTAAATAAACAAGCATTAGAAGCATATAATAAAAAAGATTTAAAAACAGCACAAGAAAAGTATGAAGAGTTGATAAAAAAAGAACCAAATACTTCAGAAAACTATTGTAATTTAGGTGTTGTTTTAAAAGCTTTAAAAAAATATCAAGAAGCTTACAATGTTTATATAAAAGCTTTAAAACTTAATAATAAAAATCAATTGGTTTTAAATAATCTTGGAAACTTATTTAAAGAGATAAAAGATTATAAAAAGGCTATAAGAGCTTTTAGTGATGCTATTAGATTAAATCCAAAAGATTTCAATGCTTATAATAATTTAGGTATAGTTTATGAAGCTATAAATGATTATGACAAAGCAATTGTTGCATACAAACAAGCAGTTAAAATTAAACCAAATTATTCAAAAGCTGTTAATAATATAGGTGTTGTTCTATATAAGCAAAAAAAGTATAAAGAAGCAATTGAAATTTTTAAAATAGCTCTTAAAATTGATCCTGAATATAACGAACTTTATAGTAATATTGGAGCTTGTTATAATAAACTAAAACAGTATGAATATGCAATAGAAAATTTGAATAAAGCAATAGAATTAAACCCAAATAATGCAGGGGCATATACAAATTTAGGAAATGTATATAATAAAATACATGATTATAAAAAAGCTGCATCTTTACATGAAAAATCTATAGTTTTAGAGCCAAATGGAGTAAATGCACATAGTAATCTAGGAACCTCTTATAAAAACTTAGGATATACAAATAAAGCAATACAAAGTTATAAAAAAGCAATACAATTAGATTCAAACTTTGAAAATGCACACTTTGATTTAGCTACAATTTATCTTTCAAAAAATGACTTTAAAAATGGCTGGAGCGAATATGAGTGGAGATTCAAAAAAGAGGAGATGTTATCTCACATTGTAAATAATAAAGATATATTTTCAAAACCTATGTTAAAAAAAGATGATAATATAGAAGGTAAAATTTTACTTTTACACTCTGAGCAAGGCTTTGGTGATTCTATACAGTTTATTAGATTTTTGCCTTTATTAAAAGATAAATTCAAGTGTAAAATAGCAGTAAAGTGTAGAGATGAGTTAAAAGAGCTTTTTAAAACAATAGAAGAAATTGATATTTTAGTAAATAGAAGTGAAGATACTCCTATTTTTGACTATCATCTTCCTATTATGAGTATGCCTTTTATTTTGAATATGAAATCTTTAAATGATTTACCAAAACAAATGCCATATTTAAAAGCTTTAGATGATGAATCTTTAAAAATCAAAAAAGATAAAAAGAAGATTGATATAGGAATTTGTTGGTCAGCTTCAATAACAGGTGAGAGTTATGATGGTAAAGTTTTTGATTTAAAATATTTAGAACCTTTGATAAATCATCCTAAAATAAATCTATACTCTTTACAAGTTGGGAAAGAGAATGAACATATAAAAAAGTATGGATATGAAAATGAAATTATTGATTTAACAGATAAATTAACAGATTTTTCAAAAACTGCAAGTTTAATAAAACAACTTGATTTAGTTATCTCATCAGATACTTCAGTTGCACATCTTTGTGGTGCTATTAATGCACCTGTTTGGATTCCTTTACAAAAGTATCCAGATTGGAGATGGACAAACAAAGGAGAGTCTACAAAGTGGTATCCAAGTGCTAAATTATTTAGACAAAAAAGCAATAGAGCTTGGGATAGTGTATTTCAGTCTCTTTACGCTAAACTATCTAAACAATTTAAGATAAAAGATATAAGGTTTTAA
- a CDS encoding FkbM family methyltransferase, with amino-acid sequence MLKNLLENDEFNRLVKAKDGYVLYNKNDVYIGKSIEEYGEFSYHEAALFEQICKEGDVVIEVGANIGAHTIALSKLVKQSGVVLAFEPQRVVFQTLCANLALNSITNVHTFQTALSNEQGYVAMPDIDYSKQGNFGGVSVDGFKKGTPVRKEKLDDYKDKISRLKFLKIDVEGMEIEVLKGAKNIIQKFKPIIYVENDRQKHSKELIDLIKSYDYRLYWHLPTLYNRQNFANNEKNIFNNIVSVNMVCIHKSFNINVEKMIEVKDSNFHPLKREKSD; translated from the coding sequence ATGTTAAAAAATTTACTTGAAAATGATGAATTTAATAGATTAGTAAAAGCAAAAGATGGATATGTGCTTTATAATAAAAATGATGTTTATATTGGAAAATCAATTGAGGAGTATGGAGAGTTTTCTTACCATGAGGCAGCTTTATTTGAACAAATTTGTAAAGAAGGAGATGTTGTAATTGAAGTAGGAGCAAATATAGGAGCTCATACAATTGCATTATCAAAATTAGTAAAACAAAGTGGTGTAGTTTTAGCTTTTGAACCTCAAAGAGTGGTTTTTCAAACATTATGTGCAAACCTAGCTTTAAATAGTATTACTAATGTACATACTTTTCAAACGGCACTTTCAAATGAACAAGGTTATGTTGCTATGCCTGATATTGATTATTCAAAGCAGGGTAATTTTGGAGGTGTGAGTGTAGATGGATTTAAAAAAGGTACACCTGTAAGAAAAGAGAAACTTGATGATTATAAAGATAAAATATCAAGATTAAAGTTTTTAAAAATTGATGTTGAGGGTATGGAGATTGAAGTTTTAAAGGGCGCAAAAAATATAATACAAAAATTTAAGCCTATTATTTACGTAGAAAATGATAGGCAAAAACACTCAAAAGAGTTAATTGACTTAATAAAATCATATGATTATAGACTTTATTGGCATTTACCAACTTTATATAATAGACAAAATTTTGCCAATAATGAAAAAAATATTTTTAATAATATAGTATCTGTAAATATGGTTTGTATTCATAAAAGTTTTAATATAAATGTTGAAAAAATGATTGAGGTTAAGGATTCTAATTTTCATCCATTAAAAAGGGAAAAAAGTGACTAA